The genomic window ACAACCGCCTTATACAACGTAGTAGCCATTCCAAACAATGAGGCAATTGAACAAAGTATTTTTCGTGACAAACCTCTTCTTATGAGCATTTGGTGAAAGCAAACTGAAAATTGCAATCACGTTGAACAACTAGAAGGAAGTAAAGTGCCAAGGCAGATTATTGGGGCATTTCTTATCAGCTATAAATGAGGATCACTCTGTAACCGATTAACCTGAGTAAAGAGTCCGTGTCAGTCTCACTGTGGTACAATAGCAGGATCTGCTTCAAAGTACAAGCTGCCCATCAAAGACAAAGGCTCTTAAAGAGAGAAAGTGACCAGAGAAAGACCTTTAGGACACAGTACGGTAAGCAAAAACTGGAGCACTGTCTGAAGCTCAGAATGTTGTTTGATGCAGTTAGATGAAGGTAGAAATTCTTTGTGCTATATGTATATAAACAAACGCTAATATAGAAGACTCAGCAACCATGGATTGCAGCAGCAATCTCAGCTCACAGGTAGCTCATgctatattttttgttttaaatccagGGCACAGTACTTTTAGTTTGCAGACCAAATGTGGCTTCCAGGCCCTTCTACCGAATCCCCAGGAGTTTCCCTAGGTCATGTTCCTTACTGGATCTGCTACACACCCTCACTGAGTtcatttgcctggctggaatgtgtattTGAACCATGATAAGAACTTTTACCTGCTGGGATGGATAGATATGTGTGTATGGGAAAGGGATTCAGGAACTGCAggcttttaaataataacaacaataattttcatGTTATTAACAATCAAAATAAGCCATAGATAAAGAGCAACCCCCATGCAAAACGGTTGTTGCCTATATAAAACTACGGCTGTTTTCATTCCTAACAGAAGGAGCAGTTGCTGAAAGAGACATTTCTTCTACAGGTACTTATGaatgtaagaagaacctgctgaatcAAGACCAACATTCTTTTCTCAGAGTAGTCAAACAgatgcttctgaaaaaaaaacctcaaagcaaaatttagtgcaacagcactctgcccacttgtgactcccagcaaCTGACGTACCTCAAACCTTCCTTTGCCTGGCCACCCAAACTGTGCCCAGCCTATACTTACAGTAGTTATTGCAGGAGAGCAATGTTACTTTGGGAAGAGCCAAGACCCAGTGGAAGAGCATTTGCCTCACATGCCCATTCAGGGATAGGAATTTGCAAGAAAGAATCCAGTACTACAGGGTTccatccctggtatctccaggaagggctggaaatgtcccctgtctgaaaccagtcagtgtggacagtacaaGACGTATCAATGGTCTGGCTcactacaaggcagcttcctattttgccAAGCATTATTAATTCTCTTATCTGTTTCCAGGGATTTGTAGGAGGAAAGCACAATGTCTGACGACAGCAAGATGACGCTCAACCTCCTCTTGCTTGGAAAGACACAGAGTGGCAAAAGTGCTACAGGAAACACCCTTCTAGGCAGCAGAGACTTTGCCAGTTTTCTTTCCCCATCCTCTGTGACCACATCTTGCAGTCTAGGCCGCAGCTGTCCCATTTTGGGCTTTGCGCGTCGCCAAGGCAGTGAGCTCACTGTGCAGGTCCAAGTGCTGGACACTCCTGGCTACCCTCACAGCAGCCTGAGCAGAGAGCAAGTGAAGACAGAGGTGAGAAGTGCTTTAGTTCGGCACTTTGGAGAGAAAGGCCTTCACTTGGCCTTCTTGGTCCTGAGGGCTGATGTTCCACtgtgtgaggaggaagaggaccctACAATCCAGCTAGCCCAGGTAAACTGTGTATCAGTATGCATATCCAGTAGaagggcattgttgttgttcagtcgtgtccgactcttcgtgaccccatggaccagagtacgccaggcacgcctatccttcactgcctctcgcagtttggccaaactcatgttagtagcttcaagaacactgtccaaccatctcatcctctgtcgtccccttctccttgtgccctccatctttcccaacatcagggtcttttctagggatttaACTGAAAGAGTAACGTCACATTTCCATGCAATTCTCTGCGTTCAGGAAACATGAGCTTCAAAGTACCTATTACCCAAATGTGCATGTTAAGATGCTGGGAAAGAACTTTAAACCAACAAGGCGGGTTGGCTTCTGCCTGGTGTGGAATGATGCTTTGCTGATTCACCAGATGACAGATGGCTCAGTGACAAGCGCCCACGTTGCATTCAGAAGGCTCCAGGTGTCTTTCCTGGCACCTTCAGTTAAAAGGAACAGGTAGAAGATACTGGGAAGACCTCTTCCCAAGAACctagtgagctgctgccagtcagagacaacaacaacaaatttataccccacccatctggctgggtttcccaagccactctgggcggctcccaacagtaCAAACTGTATTCTTACAGCTTTTCATGTGTTTTGTGTTGCCTGAAAAGCCATTGATGGGACAATCCTATATTGGGACAATCATGCATTCAGGTGTGAATACATGCATTCAATCCTAAATTAGGACACAGGTCAACTCCTCACTTGGATGTTAAGGTGCGGGAAGCAAATAGGAAGCTAATTTTAGTAAGGAGGCAGAGAGCATGAATGCCTACTGTTCCTCTTCCATCGGCATAATTATGGTCCATAGCTGATGTAATATTTGGCTAATTATTCATTTTCCTAAAAGTCCAGATGCTATGATTTCATTGTTCATAAAATAAATGGGGCAAGAAAGCTGATGTCGTCCTAGGGAAATAAGTGTATCCCTAAGAACATTGTTTATACATCACAGTGAGTGTTCCTCAATAACAATATAGCTACGACCGCTCAAGTAACCACAGAATGGAGTTCCTGAGTTGTATAGCATATGGAATCCAACCACAAACTGCTCCCATTATGTCAGGATTTGATGATTAGTTAGTCCAACCCCATTGCATTGCTTGctctttattgtattttatgttgttggTCTTTGTaacattattatgtttttatatgtgtcagAAGCTTCCCTAATTTCATAGTAGAAGGATGGCACAGAAATTCATATACAGAATAAACCACCCCTTTCCTCAGTGCAGGACCAAGGAGGGATGCAACTACAGCAGCCCTGCCAAGatagccatccagcctctgcgTAAATACCTCCAGGGGCTGAAAGCCAGCATTCAGCCACCGCACAGTCAATTTAAAATTGCACCTGAAACATCAGGGCTAAAAACCATACTCCTTGGAAGCAGCTATTTAAATGCGCTGCTTGCTGTtgttcttctcccttcctcctactTCTCTAAGGGCTCTTCCAGACATCCCTTGTATTGTGCATACCTGAGGATTTGTGCTCCCAATGCCAACATTGGGACAACCCAGCTTTAATACAGTTTTCCACTTGTAAATGTTTTGGGGTGGCCACGCTGCTTCACTTCCAGACAATGCATATCCTATAAAACCCTGCAACTTCTTAAAGATCACAAATGTTCTGGGTTTTGTCCCAACATTGTTCCACTCTAGCAGTGGATCGCAATAACATGGCCGCGTTGGGGCAGCATTGCAGAACAAAGTAAAGCTGAATAAATCCACCACCGATGCACTATTATGGTGACAAtgctgcagaatacacccacaagAGTTTCAAGGAACACCACAACAAGATCTTCCCCTCCTATGGCCATGGGTTGCCTAGGCAAGTCAAAGGGTGTTCAAAGAAACGGCAGGAGACTGTCTGCAGAATGAGGCAGTTGTAAAAGTTGTTCTGGATGCATTTAAATCATGTTTACTAGGCTTGCAAATCTGTTCAGAACTGGGTGTGGGGCCCCAGCAAGTCACCTACAGAAAAAGAAATTCGTGGTACCCAGCCTGTCTCCGATTCTGGGTACTACACAGGTTTATGGCATCAAGGAGTTTCATTAATTCAGGCTCTGAAAGTTTAAAAACCTTTGGGCATCACCTTCCTTTTTACGGTGACTGCTTGGTTCTCATTTGTATTATTTTCAGCCACCAACCTTGCTTTGCAACTGCTAAATAAAATGATGTGTTTTGATCCCAGAACATAACATATGGGCTATGACAAGAATCCAGGTTTAACTTTATATATCTAGCCTCACAAGCAGAACAAATTATCATCCTTTTTGCCTTTATGGGTTTGGTGAGCTCCAGGGGCTGACAATTCTAACACGGTACCTGGTCCTCGAGCTGGGATCATTCTGGCAATTGTTACTGAGTGTATATTGCAACCTCCAATTCAGCCACAAGATGGCAAATTGACTGCCACTTCTCAGCCGTTCCTGTTCGAAAAGGACAACATGGATGCCATTGAAACAAGTGATTTCCCCTAAGTCCATGCatcatatttattcatttattccaaggagctcaagcctACCCCTCTCAACATTTAAGCCATTCAGGCAACTGGCAACCCACTACAAATTGATCTTTTATATAGACCGAATGAATTGGAGCTAACTTccaaaggaacaaaataaaaataaaaataaaaaattccttccagtagcaccttagagaccaactaaggaaGATGGCTTATAAGGACTTCCCCACTATAGGAAAGAGAAGCCTCATTACAGAGCCAAGCCAATGCATTGCTCTTTGATGAAATATTATATGAAATAAATGTAttaaggatctctctctctctctcttaggaaCTCTTGGGTCCTAACTGGAAAAGTTATACTGTCATCTGTCTTACTCATTCTGACCAGATTGAAAAGGCCAGATTCACTACAGAACAGTATTTGCATTCTGCCACGGACAAACTTCATAAACTCCTGCAGTCAGTGGAGCAAAAGTACATTTTTGTAGGCAATCATGAACAGCCTCTGAAACAGGAACACCTAGAAGTTTTAAGGAAAGTTATGGAGTTTCTGAAGCAAAACAGTTACCAGACCCTTGTATTTAAACAAATGATATAAACTTAAGCAGATGATTTACTTTCAGCTTGCTTTTCCTTTACACTTTGtgtcttttttgtcttttaaCTTTAAAGCTCATTGGgcatcttgtgaactgccctgagacctgtgggtatagggcggtatacaaatttaataaataataataaatattactttttgtatctttatttttagatcctattttatgtggaaattgtttcagtttgtgtgCTTTTTGATGCGTTTTATTAGGTTtgcaattatgtaaatcttgccgagctgtaaaccaccttgagcatgggttttaactatggaaaggaagcatacaaataaaatgatgttgcTGCTTGTACAACTACTCAAACTCCCCTGCTGCACATTACCTACCTGCTCCTGCTGTACCAGTCAAAACAAGCCAGAGCAGCTCTTGACATACCCGGTACTGTTTGTTTCATCCCCCCAAAACCATGAGTAATATGCCCAGAACAAAccatagggtggaattcaacactatacctactcagagtagacccgctgaaattacTGAACATGATTAATCTGTCgcttaatttcagtgagtctactctgagtaatagTTGAATTCCACTCATAGCTACTGCTCACAATTTGGCTCAAATCTGGATGAAATGGCATGAATAGCCAATTTGTTTGTAGTGGTGACAGGAACAGGAGAGGACCACCATGGGAACTTTTGAGCAGCATGTACCAGCACGCTGATCGATCAGATTAAATGACGGTTTTAAACTATGTTTTAATGCGATGTCTAAACAGACCAGTGTCTTGATTTACAGATTAAGGATAGTTTACAACGAAGTAGCTAGTGCATCAACTAGAGCCCTCTTTTCAACTGTGTATCAGCTTCTCCCAACTCAGTTGGCGCCGGTTCCTCCTCAAGTAAAGCCAGGGAGAAGAGGCCTGCCAGACAATCTGGTCATCGTTTGCTAACCCATCAGCATTCACATAAATTGCGTTATAAAGTAATTAGTAATGGTGCACAACCACAGTGAAATGCCACTGAATCCAAAGAAATGGTTGAACTCAGTAACACTGCTGAGAAAGAAGGCAAGATGTAGGGAAAGATAGCTATGCCTAAGCAAGCATACTGTTAAATACTTAAATCCTGTTCATCC from Lacerta agilis isolate rLacAgi1 chromosome 9, rLacAgi1.pri, whole genome shotgun sequence includes these protein-coding regions:
- the GIMD1 gene encoding GTPase IMAP family member GIMD1, with translation MSDDSKMTLNLLLLGKTQSGKSATGNTLLGSRDFASFLSPSSVTTSCSLGRSCPILGFARRQGSELTVQVQVLDTPGYPHSSLSREQVKTEVRSALVRHFGEKGLHLAFLVLRADVPLCEEEEDPTIQLAQELLGPNWKSYTVICLTHSDQIEKARFTTEQYLHSATDKLHKLLQSVEQKYIFVGNHEQPLKQEHLEVLRKVMEFLKQNSYQTLVFKQMI